A genome region from Musa acuminata AAA Group cultivar baxijiao chromosome BXJ3-5, Cavendish_Baxijiao_AAA, whole genome shotgun sequence includes the following:
- the LOC135586025 gene encoding probable mediator of RNA polymerase II transcription subunit 26b yields MASLPGSVDYWRKFFRSADSDIFGVMEHAIVVAASDYPEEFRSRRDGLVEKFFTALLPRCLGCDRVDPRGAEVEEGRGSVRRVGEKENKVDSSNDGPDSSTRVVSNYTYDEAEALTEEIEEEGQIVEEVLSIKEILANHHEESDNVLFELLRRLQLMELSVDVLKVTEIGRAVNGLRKHNSQQIRHLVRALIDGWKVLVDEWVSATSAIADNSPDSVNPSIVDDEEGLPSPPLDEGALFTAQTTSIRLSEFFDGMDDDGNFRNNWEFDKKWQNRRRPTGNCETVRIQQPIQQLDIVEEENVEMRRQEAQRSILPEENIRRQESQQLAISEEKLHNNRQELETRQSKPHNISIEQAKSQSIMSKQSKPVIAESGPGRPVKYTSELNVCSKVKPGPRQDTATLRRKPPMIPQNEPMYFEEASVRAKLEFAKRKLHEGYRQAENAKKQRTIQVMELHDIPKQAHNRLLWNKMLSFGVQSSLLLLHQSGIDEDIVTYHIVSCY; encoded by the exons ATGGCGAGCTTGCCCGGTTCGGTTGACTACTGGAGGAAGTTCTTCCGGAGCGCCGACTCTGATATATTCGGAGTGATGGAGCACGCGATCGTCGTCGCGGCGTCGGATTACCCCGAGGAGTTCAGGAGCAGAAGGGATGGGCTCGTGGAGAAGTTCTTCACTGCGCTGCTGCCGCGGTGCCTCGGCTGCGACCGCGTCGACCCGCGAGGGGCAGAGGTAGAGGAGGGGCGTGGCAGCGTGAGGAGGGTCGGGGAGAAGGAGAACAAGGTGGATAGCAGCAACGACGGGCCCGACTCGTCTACTAGGGTGGTGAGCAATTACACGTACGACGAGGCGGAGGCGCTCACCGAAGAGATCGAAGAGGAAGGCCAAATCGTCGAAGAGGTGCTGAGTATAAAGGAGATCCTCGCCAACCACCATGAGGAG TCTGATAATGTCCTGTTCGAGTTGTTGAGGCGGCTGCAACTGATGGAACTTTCTGTCGATGTTCTGAAG GTGACCGAGATTGGAAGGGCTGTGAATGGCCTGCGCAAACACAACTCACAGCAAATTCGCCACCTAGTTCGCGCTCTGATCGA TGGTTGGAAGGTTTTGGTTGATGAATGGGTCAGTGCTACCAGTGCCATTGCTG ATAACTCTCCGGACTCTGTAAATCCTTCTATCGTCGATGATGAGGAAGGGCTTCCTTCTCCCCCATTAGATGAGGGAGCTCTATTTACTGCTCAGACAACTTCCATCCGACTCTCGGAG TTCTTTGATGGAATGGATGATGATGGAA ATTTCAGAAATAATTGGGAGTTCGATAAGAAGTGGCAGAATAGGCGGAGGCCTACGGGCAATTGTGAAACGGTAAGAATACAACAACCTATCCAACAATTAGATATTGTAGAAGAGGAAAATGTAGAGATGAGGAGGCAAGAAGCACAGCGATCCATTTTGCCAGAAGAGAATATAAGGAGGCAAGAATCACAACAGTTAGCTATATCAGAAGAGAAGCTACACAATAATAGACAAGAACTCGAAACGAGGCAGTCAAAGCCACACAATATCTCTATAGAGCAAGCAAAGTCCCAAAGCATCATGAGCAAACAAAGCAAGCCTGTGATTGCTGAATCCGGGCCTGGCAGACCAGTAAAGTATACCTCTGAGCTGAATGTATGCAGCAAGGTGAAACCTGGACCACGACAAGATACTGCGACACTTCGAAGGAAGCCACCAATGATTCCACAAAAT GAGCCGATGTACTTTGAGGAGGCCTCGGTCAGGGCTAAGCTGGAATTCGCAAAGCGAAAGCTTCATGAAGGTTACCGACAAGCAGAAAATG CCAAGAAGCAGCGGACGATACAAGTTATGGAGTTGCATGATATTCCGAAGCAGGCACACAACA GGTTGCTTTGGAACAAGATGCTAAGCTTTGGAGTTCAATCTAGTCTTCTCTTACTGCATCAGTCCGGGATCGACGAAGACATCGTTACATATCATATTGTTTCTTGTTACTGA